A portion of the Natronococcus sp. AD-5 genome contains these proteins:
- a CDS encoding MFS transporter: MALNANDRSIAGFTMAGHALVHWFETAIPIFLVVWLAEFDVAIALLGLVVALGYAPFGIGALPGGILVDRYGTKRLIVLCLAGMSLAFVVLAMSTSIYAIALGLLLWGIAASIYHPAGLSLISTGVEERGTVFAWHGIAGNAGIALGPFVAATLLIFLEWQLVAALLALPGLLAVLYGLSADFEPTAAVEGDADAGPDEALSLSGLAGDSKALFASAFAVVFVIVTFEGLYYRGMLTYLPEILHGLSAMDGLALPAGLEGIEPADYIYVGLLVVGMAGQYVGGKLTDRVAPARGLAAIFAVLAALAVSFVLATGMGLAAIAALCGIFGFFLFAIQPFYQNAVAVYTPADSRGLSYGYTYLGEFGLGAVSIALGGFVLDVSLGWFFVMIAGFALAGMLLSAALAAGLDRFVDADRPVDSATDD, from the coding sequence ATGGCACTGAACGCAAACGATCGATCGATCGCCGGCTTCACGATGGCCGGCCACGCGCTGGTTCACTGGTTCGAGACGGCGATTCCGATCTTCCTGGTCGTCTGGCTCGCCGAGTTCGACGTCGCCATCGCCCTCCTGGGACTCGTCGTCGCGCTCGGCTACGCACCGTTCGGGATCGGCGCCCTTCCCGGCGGGATTCTGGTCGATCGGTACGGAACGAAGCGACTCATCGTGCTCTGTCTCGCGGGGATGAGCCTCGCGTTCGTCGTCCTCGCGATGAGCACCTCGATTTACGCGATCGCCCTCGGCTTGCTGCTGTGGGGGATCGCCGCCAGCATCTACCACCCCGCGGGGCTGTCGCTCATCAGCACCGGCGTCGAGGAACGCGGAACCGTGTTCGCCTGGCACGGCATCGCCGGCAACGCCGGCATCGCGCTCGGGCCGTTCGTCGCCGCGACGCTGCTGATCTTCCTCGAGTGGCAACTCGTCGCCGCGCTGCTCGCGCTTCCCGGACTCCTCGCCGTCCTGTACGGACTCTCGGCCGACTTCGAACCGACCGCCGCGGTCGAGGGCGACGCCGACGCGGGTCCCGACGAGGCGCTGTCGCTCTCGGGTCTCGCGGGGGATTCGAAGGCGCTCTTCGCGAGCGCGTTCGCCGTCGTCTTCGTGATCGTCACCTTCGAGGGGCTGTACTACCGCGGAATGCTCACCTACCTCCCCGAAATTCTGCACGGACTGTCCGCGATGGACGGGCTGGCGCTGCCGGCAGGACTCGAGGGGATCGAACCGGCCGACTACATCTACGTCGGCCTGCTGGTCGTCGGGATGGCCGGCCAGTACGTCGGCGGCAAACTGACGGACCGGGTAGCGCCAGCACGCGGCCTGGCGGCTATCTTCGCCGTGCTCGCGGCGCTGGCGGTCTCGTTCGTTCTGGCCACGGGGATGGGGCTGGCGGCGATCGCCGCCCTCTGTGGGATCTTCGGTTTCTTCCTGTTCGCCATCCAGCCGTTCTACCAGAACGCGGTCGCGGTCTACACGCCGGCCGATAGCCGCGGCCTCTCCTACGGCTACACCTACCTGGGCGAGTTCGGTCTCGGCGCCGTGAGCATCGCGCTCGGCGGATTCGTCCTCGACGTCTCTCTGGGATGGTTCTTCGTGATGATCGCGGGGTTCGCACTCGCCGGGATGCTTCTGTCGGCGGCGCTGGCCGCGGGACTCGATCGGTTCGTCGACGCGGACCGACCGGTCGATTCCGCTACGGACGACTGA
- a CDS encoding methyl-accepting chemotaxis protein — protein sequence MEFLRRLVPIAIRRRYAVKFGIALLILGLSVGLIGYVGTAQITDSVEQNALNDQEALAGQEATALDNWNEQNKRHTSSASNTPVVESGDEEEIQTYLDNLQLELSDQVTAIHYVGVDEHELRATTADAESLEDTDFPAIDGINDDLSASSVERTEAYESDGTPVVSYYIKTSGSDDTALVMTFNLENMMADFGKSVEGERVTMAVDSEGEIVADDRFTGTGSDALIDDYTENVFRQEYTDDDGLLEAAFAEDSANASGAMAFDNRPGATLQNEPYEFAPEGYVAAYHTTDMGWTVLMHTSMDEAYGFVNDVDQYGTMATAGGVLLIGLVGAVLGRNTSVAIDRLTRRAKEMEEGNLEVDLETKRVDNIGRLYDGFDSMRVALREQIEEAEAAREEAEHERERVARLNDHLEEKATEYCDVMGAAADGDLTARADTESENEVMTEIGRDFNHMLEEIEQTVAQLNRFATEVAIASEEVTASSEEVRSASRQVTESVQEISDGADRQNQSLQSVNQEMGGLSTTTEEIAASSNEVADIAERTAETGQEGQDAAHEAITAMNEIETESEQAVSEIRRLEREVQQIDELIATISEIARQTNMLALNANIEASRSASGDDDEGFAVVAKEVKALSEDVAEAADEAEDRLEGIRERTERSAEEVEVTSDQIDDASERVREAVEALEEITDLAQETNVGVQEISAATEEQAASTQEVVAMVDDAASISDQTSAESENVAAAAEEQTTALTEVTESASNLSEQAAELSEGLDRFETDTDEFRAEEPPAEGEESLETETVGDDAVAADSERDVEPIAAAPEPATEPPADPDVTASEGDGQGEPTADATEAAHDAVPAEPYSADESASEPAEYQVDSTAPSGVTDATSASDHATSETEAPSEPENPTDESEPIAGQPVEPVDDRASDDPLAVGPTDADGADGSGADPLETVDGAAVDEDEQPDPFAEVADDLDEDGVDGADGADGADDDDVDGSDEVFTFGDEERE from the coding sequence ATGGAGTTCCTTCGACGGCTGGTGCCGATAGCGATTCGGCGCAGGTACGCAGTCAAGTTCGGGATCGCATTGCTGATCCTCGGGTTGTCGGTCGGTCTGATCGGATACGTCGGAACCGCACAGATCACTGACAGCGTCGAGCAGAACGCGCTGAACGATCAGGAGGCGCTCGCGGGCCAGGAAGCGACCGCGCTCGACAACTGGAACGAGCAGAACAAACGACACACGTCGAGCGCGTCTAACACGCCGGTCGTCGAATCCGGCGACGAAGAGGAGATCCAGACCTACCTGGACAACCTCCAGCTCGAGCTCTCCGACCAGGTGACCGCGATTCACTACGTAGGCGTCGACGAACACGAGCTACGTGCTACCACCGCGGACGCCGAGTCGCTCGAGGACACCGACTTTCCGGCGATCGACGGCATCAACGACGACCTGTCGGCCTCGAGCGTCGAGCGCACGGAAGCCTACGAGAGCGACGGAACGCCGGTGGTCTCGTACTACATCAAGACCAGCGGTTCGGACGATACGGCGCTCGTCATGACGTTCAACCTCGAGAATATGATGGCCGACTTCGGCAAGTCCGTCGAGGGTGAGCGCGTCACGATGGCCGTCGACTCCGAAGGCGAGATCGTCGCGGACGACAGGTTCACCGGAACGGGTTCGGACGCGCTGATCGACGACTACACGGAGAACGTGTTCCGCCAGGAGTATACCGACGACGACGGGCTGCTCGAGGCGGCGTTCGCGGAAGACAGCGCAAACGCCTCCGGCGCGATGGCGTTCGACAACCGGCCAGGCGCGACCCTCCAGAACGAACCGTACGAGTTCGCGCCCGAGGGATACGTCGCCGCCTATCACACGACCGACATGGGCTGGACCGTGTTGATGCACACCTCGATGGACGAAGCGTACGGGTTCGTCAACGACGTCGACCAGTACGGAACGATGGCAACCGCCGGCGGCGTGCTCCTGATCGGCCTCGTCGGGGCCGTACTCGGCCGTAACACGTCGGTCGCGATCGACCGCCTCACTCGCCGAGCGAAGGAGATGGAAGAGGGCAACCTCGAGGTCGATCTCGAGACCAAACGGGTCGACAACATCGGCCGGCTCTACGACGGCTTCGACTCGATGCGGGTCGCGTTGCGCGAACAGATCGAGGAAGCCGAAGCTGCCCGCGAGGAGGCCGAACACGAACGCGAACGCGTCGCACGGCTCAACGACCACCTGGAAGAGAAGGCGACGGAGTACTGCGACGTCATGGGCGCGGCCGCGGACGGCGACCTCACGGCCCGTGCGGATACCGAGAGCGAGAACGAGGTCATGACGGAGATCGGCCGGGACTTCAACCACATGCTCGAGGAGATCGAGCAGACGGTGGCCCAACTGAACCGGTTCGCGACCGAAGTCGCGATCGCCAGCGAAGAGGTCACCGCCTCGAGCGAAGAGGTCCGCTCCGCCTCACGACAGGTCACCGAGTCCGTCCAGGAGATCTCCGACGGTGCCGACCGGCAGAACCAGTCCCTGCAGTCGGTCAACCAGGAGATGGGCGGGCTCTCGACGACGACCGAAGAGATCGCCGCCTCCTCGAACGAGGTCGCCGACATCGCCGAGCGGACGGCCGAAACCGGCCAGGAGGGGCAGGACGCGGCCCACGAGGCGATCACGGCGATGAACGAGATCGAGACCGAGTCCGAACAGGCCGTCAGCGAGATCCGGCGGCTCGAGCGGGAGGTGCAGCAGATCGACGAACTGATCGCGACGATCTCCGAGATCGCTCGCCAGACCAACATGCTGGCGCTGAACGCCAACATCGAGGCGTCGCGCTCCGCGTCGGGCGACGACGACGAAGGCTTCGCCGTGGTCGCAAAGGAGGTCAAGGCCCTCTCCGAGGACGTCGCCGAGGCGGCCGACGAGGCCGAAGATCGGCTCGAGGGGATCCGCGAACGGACCGAACGGTCCGCCGAGGAAGTCGAGGTCACCAGCGACCAGATCGACGACGCCAGCGAGCGGGTGCGGGAAGCGGTCGAAGCGCTCGAGGAGATTACCGACCTCGCACAGGAGACGAACGTCGGCGTCCAGGAGATCTCGGCGGCGACCGAAGAGCAGGCGGCCTCGACGCAGGAGGTCGTCGCGATGGTCGACGACGCCGCGTCTATCTCCGACCAGACGTCCGCCGAGTCCGAGAACGTGGCCGCGGCGGCCGAAGAGCAGACTACCGCACTGACGGAAGTGACGGAGTCCGCGTCGAACCTCTCGGAGCAGGCCGCGGAGCTTTCGGAGGGGCTCGACCGGTTCGAGACCGACACCGACGAGTTCCGGGCCGAAGAGCCGCCGGCCGAGGGCGAAGAGTCCCTCGAGACGGAGACGGTAGGCGACGATGCCGTCGCGGCGGATTCGGAACGCGACGTGGAGCCGATCGCTGCGGCTCCCGAACCCGCGACCGAGCCACCGGCCGACCCGGACGTGACGGCCTCCGAGGGCGACGGACAGGGTGAGCCGACGGCCGACGCCACCGAAGCCGCTCACGATGCCGTGCCGGCAGAGCCGTACAGCGCCGACGAATCCGCGTCGGAACCGGCGGAGTATCAGGTCGACTCGACGGCTCCATCCGGTGTTACGGATGCCACGTCGGCCTCGGATCACGCTACGAGCGAGACAGAAGCGCCGTCGGAACCAGAGAATCCGACGGACGAATCCGAACCGATCGCCGGTCAACCCGTCGAACCGGTCGATGATCGCGCGAGCGACGACCCGCTGGCGGTCGGTCCGACCGATGCGGACGGTGCGGACGGATCCGGCGCCGATCCGCTCGAGACGGTCGACGGCGCGGCGGTCGACGAAGACGAGCAACCCGACCCGTTCGCCGAGGTCGCCGACGACCTCGACGAGGACGGTGTAGACGGTGCTGACGGTGCCGACGGTGCTGACGACGACGACGTGGACGGATCGGACGAAGTGTTCACCTTCGGCGACGAAGAACGGGAATAG
- a CDS encoding polysaccharide deacetylase family protein, whose translation MKRRAYLALASTTCLAGCAGSETLESDRLSDRDDSTDDETGTDSEEHREPLIPEAADDFEDLSRWSIDGGSMDTDTDRALVGSQSARIEVSGASSSTRLSLEYESPFDLSDVVPGVAMASSDFVFPWLRLFDVDGNRIDYRRGSRGGLPLMRYNFGVDAREDAFDPTAVSEVQFQIWTGEGKTPTVWFDDFHFVPRPDVGKVMIQFDDNHVTDYTKALPILEEYGYPAVTFVNPGRIEAETNGRTDPGGYPRITIDQTHELRDAGWVVANHCYNHPSLAELDRDEQEDEIRRGKEWLENEGFDEGARYFAYPHGSYDATTLELIDEYHDLGFGGGKPVQGYNVNHVLNSRIGDPSAERMATELQRTAEMRGITSFFYHRLEGELLEDFETTIGLLHEYESAGEIDVILPQDLERDYLF comes from the coding sequence ATGAAGCGACGTGCGTATCTCGCGCTTGCGTCGACGACCTGTCTCGCCGGCTGTGCCGGTTCGGAGACGCTCGAGTCCGACAGGCTCTCGGATCGCGACGATTCGACCGACGACGAGACGGGGACCGACTCCGAGGAGCATCGAGAACCGTTAATTCCCGAGGCGGCGGACGACTTCGAGGACCTCTCCCGCTGGTCGATCGACGGCGGATCGATGGACACCGACACCGACCGCGCGCTCGTCGGCTCGCAGAGCGCGCGAATCGAGGTCTCCGGGGCGTCGAGTTCGACGCGGCTCTCACTCGAGTACGAGTCGCCGTTCGATCTCTCGGACGTCGTTCCCGGCGTCGCGATGGCCAGCTCCGACTTCGTCTTTCCGTGGCTGCGCCTGTTCGACGTCGACGGGAACCGGATCGACTACCGTCGCGGCTCGAGGGGCGGCCTGCCGCTCATGCGGTACAACTTCGGCGTCGACGCCCGCGAGGACGCGTTCGATCCCACCGCCGTCAGCGAGGTCCAGTTCCAGATCTGGACGGGCGAGGGGAAGACGCCGACCGTCTGGTTCGACGACTTCCACTTCGTCCCGCGTCCCGACGTCGGGAAGGTGATGATCCAGTTCGACGACAACCACGTCACCGACTACACGAAGGCGCTCCCGATCCTGGAGGAGTACGGCTATCCGGCGGTGACGTTCGTCAACCCGGGTCGGATCGAGGCCGAAACCAACGGACGGACGGATCCGGGCGGCTACCCGCGGATCACGATCGATCAGACACACGAACTCCGCGACGCCGGCTGGGTCGTCGCCAACCACTGTTACAACCACCCGTCGCTCGCGGAACTGGACCGCGACGAGCAGGAAGACGAGATCCGCCGGGGCAAGGAGTGGCTCGAGAACGAAGGGTTCGACGAAGGGGCTCGCTACTTCGCCTACCCCCACGGTTCCTACGACGCGACGACGCTCGAGCTGATCGACGAGTACCACGACCTCGGCTTCGGGGGCGGGAAACCTGTCCAAGGCTACAACGTTAATCACGTCCTGAACTCCCGTATCGGCGACCCGAGCGCCGAGCGGATGGCGACCGAACTCCAGCGGACCGCCGAGATGCGCGGCATCACCTCGTTTTTCTACCACCGCCTCGAGGGCGAACTGCTCGAGGACTTCGAGACCACGATCGGGCTGCTCCACGAGTACGAGTCCGCCGGCGAGATCGACGTGATCCTCCCGCAGGATCTCGAGCGCGACTACCTGTTCTGA